The proteins below come from a single Eucalyptus grandis isolate ANBG69807.140 chromosome 3, ASM1654582v1, whole genome shotgun sequence genomic window:
- the LOC104440006 gene encoding LOW QUALITY PROTEIN: solute carrier family 25 member 44 (The sequence of the model RefSeq protein was modified relative to this genomic sequence to represent the inferred CDS: substituted 1 base at 1 genomic stop codon) produces the protein MSLGATEEGSAPKIXIPADVDWHMLDKSKFFILGAGLFSGVSAALHPVVVLKTRQQVSHAQVSCFKMSFSIMRHEGLRGFYRGFGTSLLGTIPARALYMTALEVTKSSVGSATVKLGLSETSALAIANAAAGVSSAMAAQLVWTPVDVVSQRLMVQGQKNGFTSKRSLLGQGGIGSCRYKNGLDAFKKILCADGLRGLYRGFGISILTYAPSNSVWWASYSVANRLIRGGFVGKSGERSRKDGSSYGH, from the coding sequence ATGAGCTTGGGAGCAACAGAGGAAGGTTCAGCTCCAAAGATTTAAATCCCAGCAGATGTGGATTGGCATATGCTTGACAAATCAAAATTCTTCATCCTTGGAGCAGGTCTCTTCTCAGGTGTGTCGGCTGCTCTCCACCCAGTTGTGGTGCTCAAGACGAGGCAACAAGTCTCACACGCACAGGTCTCTTGCTTCAAGATGTCGTTCTCCATCATGAGGCATGAAGGCCTGAGAGGATTTTACAGAGGGTTTGGGACGTCCCTGCTGGGCACAATCCCAGCGAGAGCCCTCTACATGACTGCCCTTGAGGTCACCAAAAGCAGTGTTGGGTCAGCCACTGTGAAGCTAGGGCTCTCAGAGACCAGTGCCCTGGCCATTGCCAATGCCGCGGCAGGGGTAAGCTCAGCCATGGCTGCTCAGCTCGTGTGGACCCCAGTCGATGTGGTGAGCCAGAGATTAATGGTCCAAGGCCAAAAAAATGGCTTCACTAGCAAAAGGAGCTTACTTGGTCAAGGGGGTATTGGTTCTTGTAGGTACAAAAATGGTCTTGATGCATTCAAGAAAATACTTTGTGCTGATGGTCTGAGAGGCCTATACAGAGGGTTTGGGATTTCAATTTTGACATATGCACCTTCAAATTCAGTTTGGTGGGCTTCTTATTCTGTGGCCAATAGGCTCATTAGAGGTGGTTTTGTGGGCAAAAGTGGTGAAAGAAGCCGAAAAGACGGTTCTTCTTATGGCCACTAA
- the LOC104440022 gene encoding disease resistance protein RUN1-like yields the protein MNFLPRANSEAGTSNDAAPASGSEYQVFLSFRGLDTRHGFTDFLYNDLSDVGVRVFRDDDELHVGELISDNLLSAINNSIIYIPIFSQTYASSKWCLWELAHIVDNVSKSKDEKCIFPIFLDVEPDDVKLKTRIYSDALLEHERKFPNEVEAWRAALAAVGKIKGLNVTSSQAAIVKLVVEEVLKKLKIKQKSVTEYLVGFDDRIKELTEFLDVNHDDVRLIGIYGMGGIGKTTIAKVVFNKLCSHFGKRCSFLDDVRERSNKEGIVSLQKQLLVDIGGSGTLGDINNSEQGMRRIRETLSNKKVLVVLDDVDKRELISNLIGNSKLYPGSRIIITTRNTSVLEVVEVEGFEGETQQYEMLKMDAGPALQLFSRHAFSGDFHSNDYRWLSSDIVSTTGGLPLAIQVIGSLLKGKRQEIWEETLGKLRNVPAKEILNKLRISYDDLEERQKQIFLDIACFFVNKNKTDAIYMWTDCQFYPQEGIQVLIDRCLIKILDNDKLWMHDQLIALGRQIVREDSPNDLEKHSRLWIAKEALQIIGTEKKKCKVQALEISTDGSPIEIRNEDFKMLPDLRFLDLKRGTYVGDFAKCHSNLRWFSWSNPWFSGGSWYKQTRFGFFTQENKLTLDFRASNLYLDKLVVCKLHGHDFKDDSKAWDLIKRAENLKVLTITWCSGITTIPNISRCSALERLTLVRCSSLKRIESSIGDLQSLIELKIIDCSNLIDLPKEVGALVKLKCFSLQYCERLRELPDSLGNLTSLTELDLSGTIIMELPNFILQLKSLEILRFPLWPFNVNKCYDHQLTCGISTLLTYPSQPQEIVLGHSDSKPPVQLPSSNWRWRNLSTLEFYCCEVQDISLDGLSQLENLRVFGCKRLQRLSIPLELRKLQQVMVESCRDLIEIQFVDVSKSLEGLTVVDGKSLTINSGLSYLKNLERLEIKFCDVLTNVEGLNELESLKALSVYWCMSLRWLIDASCTKIPDDCIVNIQMCGYFIKDSIKHPMSMEGTPLKHYKKEILQNTSKKDSFTIRFHLGVKKPREVWFRSVCGIEREKEGVDPDSVTYEGLIADVKSFGFRFKRMWYETKGTHIMQMQIGSDACVNEMLDRACMQGFIIHLYVEGGVDSEWEGEYDEEMMKMLREERRMKTDVYSNEDGAKGDVSCPNEDSNSAPVGDEGETHGNSSVDDSQLGRGNAECFEATTSIAEDLDSVKKQVELHEKPRDEETITLEHYGEEIFLNTLNKV from the exons ATGAACTTCCTACCTAGGGCAAACTCAGAGGCTGGAACCAGTAATGATGCTGCACCAGCATCAGGAAGTGAGTACCaagtgttcttgagttttagagggctTGACACTCGTCATGGATTCACAGACTTCCTCTATAACGACTTGTCAGATGTCGGAGTCCGTGTATTTAGGGATGATGATGAACTTCACGTTGGAGAACTAATCAGTGACAACCTGCTAAGTGCTATCAATAACTCCATAATttacatacccatcttctctcagacttatgcttccagtaaaTGGTGCCTTTGGGAGCTTGCGCATATAGTGGACAACGTGTCTAAATCAAAGGACGAAAAGTGTATCTTTCCCATTTTTCTCGACGTGGAACCAGATGATGTTAAACTTAAAACGCGGATATATAGCGATGCTTTATTGGAACATGAGAGGAAGTTTCCCAACGAAGTCGAGGCATGGAGAGCGGCTCTTGCAGCGGTAGGTAAAATCAAGGGATTGAACGTGACATCAAG CCAAGCAGCGATTGTCAAATTAGTTGTTGAAGAGGTtttgaagaagctgaagataaaacaaaaatcagTGACTGAATATTTAGTTGGATTTGATGATCGGATAAAAGAGTTGACAGAGTTTTTAGATGTCAATCATGATGATGTGCGGctcattggaatttatggaatgggtgGCATCGGTAAAACAACTATTGCCAAGGTCGTCTTTAATAAATTATGTTCCCACTTTGGGAAGCGTTGTAGCTTCCTTGACGACGTTCGTGAAAGGTCGAATAAGGAGGGCATAGTCTCATTGCAGAAGCAATTACTAGTTGACATTGGTGGTTCTGGAACTTTAGGAGATATCAACAATAGTGAACAAGGAATGAGGAGGATTAGAGAAACACTCAGCAATAAGAAGGTCCTGGTGGTTTTGGATGACGTTGATAAGAGAGAGCTCATTAGTAATCTAATAGGAAATTCCAAATTATATCCAGGATCTAGGATAATTATTACAACAAGAAACACTTCTGTTCTAGAAGTTGTAGAAGTTGAGGGATTTGAAGGTGAAACTCAGCAGTATGAGATGTTAAAGATGGATGCTGGTCCTGCACTTCAGCTTTTTAGTCGGCATGCTTTTAGTGGAGACTTTCATTCGAACGATTATCGCTGGCTTTCAAGTGACATTGTCTCAACTACGGGAGGGCTTCCATTAGCTATTCAAGTGATAGGTTCATTGCTCAAGGGGAAACGCCAAGAAATTTGGGAAGAGACATTGGGAAAGTTAAGGAATGTTCCTGCGAAAGAGATTCTAAATAAGTTAAGGATTAGCTATGATGATCTAGAAGAAcgtcaaaaacaaatttttcttgatatagcGTGCTTCTTTGTCAACAAGAATAAGACTGATGCAATTTACATGTGGACCGATTGTCAATTTTATCCTCAGGAAGGAATTCAAGTCCTTATCGATAGGTGCTTGATAAAGATATTGGACAATGATAAGTTATGGATGCACGATCAACTTATAGCACTGGGAAGGCAAATTGTCCGTGAAGATAGTCCAAATGACCTTGAAAAGCATAGTAGGTTGTGGATTGCAAAAGAGGCCCTTCAAATCATAGGAACCGAAAAG AAAAAGTGCAAGGTTCAAGCGCTTGAGATATCTACGGATGGTTCCCCCATAGAGATTAGAAATGAAGACTTTAAAATGTTGCCGGACCTAAGATTCCTCGATTTAAAAAGGGGAACTTATGTTGGGGACTTTGCAAAGTgtcattcaaatttgagatggtTTTCTTGGAGTAATCCTTGGTTTTCGGGAGGATCATGGTATAAACAAACTCGATTTGGATTCTTTACCCAAGAAAACAAACTCACTTTGGATTTTAGGGCAAgcaatttgtatttggataagCTTGTTGTTTGTAAACTTCACGGCCATGACTTCAAGGATGATTCAAAAGCATGGGACTTGATCAAG AGAGcagaaaatttgaaagttctaaCTATTACTTGGTGTTCTGGCATAACGACAATCCCAAACATCTCTAGATGCTCGGCTTTAGAGAGATTGACTCTTGTTCGATGCTCCAGTCTAAAGAGAATTGAAAGCTCCATTGGAGATTTGCAATCATTGATTGAGTTAAAGATTATAGATTGCTCGAATTTAATTGATTTGCCAAAAGAAGTGGGGGCACTGGTGAAGCTCAAGTGTTTCTCCTTGCAGTATTGTGAAAGGTTGAGAGAACTTCCAGACTCACTTGGGAATTTGACCTCATTGACAGAGTTAGACTTGTCAG gAACGATAATAATGGAACTTCCCAACTTCATTTTACAGTTAAAATCATTAGAGATCTTGCGCTTTCCACTGTGGCCATTCAATGTCAATAAGTGTTATGATCATCAATTAACTTGTGGCATCAGCACTTTG TTGACTTATCCTTCTCAACCACAAGAGATTGTTTTGGGACACTCGGACTCAAAACCCCCAGTGCAGCTTCCATCCTCCAACTGGAGGTGGAGAAATTTGTCAACTTTAGAGTTCTATTGTTGTGAAGTGCAAGACATTTCGCTAGATGGACTATCACAACTGGAGAACTTAAGGGTTTTCGGATGTAAACGGCTTCAGAGATTATCCATTCCGTTAGAATTAAGGAAGCTGCAGCAAGTGATGGTGGAATCTTGTCGAGACCTAATTGAGATACAATTTGTGGATGTTTCAAAATCATTGGAAGGCTTGACTGTCGTTGATGGCAAATCTCTGACAATAAATAGTGGGTTATCATACTTGAAGAACCTGGAGAGATTGGAAATTAAATTTTGCGATGTACTTACTAATGTTGAGGGCCTAAACGAGCTAGAGTCTCTGAAAGCTTTGTCGGTCTACTGGTGCATGTCATTGAGATGGTTGATTGATGCATCTTGCACAAAAATACCAGATGATTGCATCGTCAATATACAAATGTGTGGATACTTTATCAAAGATTCTATCAAACATCCTATGTCTATGGAGGGAACGCCTTTGAAGCATTACAAAAAGGAGATCCTCCAGAATACTTCAAAGAAG GATTCCTTCACAATCCGATTCCACCTTGGAGTAAAGAAGCCCAGGGAAGTGTGGTTTAGGTCTGTTTGtggaatagagagagaaaaggaaggcgTCGACCCCGATTCAGTGACATATGAAGGATTGATTGCTGACGTGAAAAGTTTCGGCTTTCGTTTCAAGAGAATGTGGTACGAGACCAAGGGTACTCACATTATGCAAATGCAAATCGGGAGTGATGCGTGCGTGAATGAAATGTTGGACCGGGCATGTATGCAAGGATTCATTATTCATTTATACGTCGAGGGAGGGGTTGACAGTGAGTGGGAGGGAGAATACGAtgaggagatgatgaagatgttaAGGGAGGAACGGAGAATGAAGACTGACGTGTATTCTAATGAGGATGGCGCTAAGGGGGACGTTTCATGTCCTAATGAAGACTCAAACTCTGCACCTGTGGGTGATGAAGGAGAAACTCATGGCAACTCCTCCGTTGATGATTCTCAGTTAGGGCGGGGCAATGCTGAATGTTTTGAGGCTACGACGTCAATTGCAGAAGATTTAGACAGTGTTAAAAAACAGGTGGAGCTTCACGAAAAACCTAGGGATGAGGAAACAATAACTTTGGAGCATTATGGAGAGGAGATTTTTCTGAATACATTAAACAAGGTGTGA